Proteins encoded by one window of Taeniopygia guttata chromosome 1A, bTaeGut7.mat, whole genome shotgun sequence:
- the A4GALT gene encoding lactosylceramide 4-alpha-galactosyltransferase isoform X2, whose amino-acid sequence MRLEGSSEIILKQPRINFCIWLQIMMAVSGEHTLAGERMPSCLQKLTRVVLSHKPWALFILIAGFVSFAYTKLYWGVWEDPKSRAPTYGLSAETSCAHYVPSALDIAAGSSPPTGNVFFVETSKQTSPSYLFSCSVESAARTHPTSRVVVLMKGLAKGNTSLPEHWAFSLLSCFPNVEIRPLDLTELFSGTPLALWFSQPQRQQEPHFLPVLSDACRIVLMWKFGGIYLDTDFIVLKNLENLTNALGIQGDNVLNGAFLSFKAKHKFVELCMQDFVQNYNGWVWGHQGPGLLTRVFKKWCSLRTLKSMNCKGVSALAQEVVYPIPWQDWKKLFEAVSALELEKLLKNTYAVHIWNKLSHGTKLEIPSQALLAQLYAQFCPATYAKMKQDSEEVSRRAV is encoded by the coding sequence aTCATGATGGCTGTCTCGGGAGAGCATACTCTGGCTGGAGAAAGAATGCCCAGCTGCCTCCAAAAGCTGACCAGGGTGGTGCTCAGCCACAAGCCCTGGGCCCTGTTTATCCTCATTGCTGGCTTTGTATCCTTTGCCTACACCAAGTTGTACTGGGGCGTCTGGGAGGACCCAAAGAGCAGAGCCCCCACCTACGGCTTGTCTGCTGAGACCAGCTGTGCTCACTATGTGCCTTCTGCCCTCGACATTGCTGCTGGGTCCTCTCCTCCCACAGGAAACGTGTTTTTTGTGGAGACCTCAAAGCAAACTTCCCCAAGTTACCTGTTCTCGTGCTCTGTGGAGTCAGCGGCCAGGACACACCCCACGTCAAGAGTTGTGGTGCTCATGAAAGGCTTGGCCAAAGGGAACACCTCCTTACCCGAGCACTGGGCTTTCTCCTTGCTGAGCTGCTTCCCCAACGTGGAAATCCGGCCCCTGGACTTGACAGAGCTCTTTTCTGGAACACCTCTGGCACTGTGGTTCTCACAGCCTCAGCGGCAACAGGAGCCTCATTTTTTACCTGTTCTCTCTGATGCCTGCAGAATCGTCCTCATGTGGAAATTTGGTGGCATCTACCTGGATACAGACTTCATTGTGCTGAAGAACTTGGAGAACCTCACCAATGCCCTTGGGATTCAGGGTGACAATGTGTTGAATGGGGCCTTCCTGTCCTTTAAGGCCAAGCACAAATTCGTGGAGCTTTGTATGCAGGACTTTGTGCAGAATTACAatggctgggtctgggggcaccAGGGCCCAGGGCTCCTAACTCGCGTCTTCAAGAAGTGGTGCTCCCTCAGGACTCTCAAGAGTATGAACTGCAAAGGTGTGAGTGCTCTTGCCCAAGAAGTTGTTTATCCTATTCCCTGGCAGGACTGGAAGAAGTTGTTTGAGGCAGTCAGTGCCTTGGAGCTTGAGAAACTCCTTAAGAACACCTATGCAGTGCACATTTGGAACAAACTGAGCCACGGGACCAAGTTAGAGATCCcctcccaggctctgctggctcagCTCTATGCCCAGTTCTGCCCTGCCACCTATGCAAAGATGAAGCAGGACTCTGAAGAGGTGTCCAGGCGTGCAGTGTGA
- the A4GALT gene encoding lactosylceramide 4-alpha-galactosyltransferase isoform X4: MSPARVGHAATHRHSSETTQIMMAVSGEHTLAGERMPSCLQKLTRVVLSHKPWALFILIAGFVSFAYTKLYWGVWEDPKSRAPTYGLSAETSCAHYVPSALDIAAGSSPPTGNVFFVETSKQTSPSYLFSCSVESAARTHPTSRVVVLMKGLAKGNTSLPEHWAFSLLSCFPNVEIRPLDLTELFSGTPLALWFSQPQRQQEPHFLPVLSDACRIVLMWKFGGIYLDTDFIVLKNLENLTNALGIQGDNVLNGAFLSFKAKHKFVELCMQDFVQNYNGWVWGHQGPGLLTRVFKKWCSLRTLKSMNCKGVSALAQEVVYPIPWQDWKKLFEAVSALELEKLLKNTYAVHIWNKLSHGTKLEIPSQALLAQLYAQFCPATYAKMKQDSEEVSRRAV; encoded by the coding sequence aTCATGATGGCTGTCTCGGGAGAGCATACTCTGGCTGGAGAAAGAATGCCCAGCTGCCTCCAAAAGCTGACCAGGGTGGTGCTCAGCCACAAGCCCTGGGCCCTGTTTATCCTCATTGCTGGCTTTGTATCCTTTGCCTACACCAAGTTGTACTGGGGCGTCTGGGAGGACCCAAAGAGCAGAGCCCCCACCTACGGCTTGTCTGCTGAGACCAGCTGTGCTCACTATGTGCCTTCTGCCCTCGACATTGCTGCTGGGTCCTCTCCTCCCACAGGAAACGTGTTTTTTGTGGAGACCTCAAAGCAAACTTCCCCAAGTTACCTGTTCTCGTGCTCTGTGGAGTCAGCGGCCAGGACACACCCCACGTCAAGAGTTGTGGTGCTCATGAAAGGCTTGGCCAAAGGGAACACCTCCTTACCCGAGCACTGGGCTTTCTCCTTGCTGAGCTGCTTCCCCAACGTGGAAATCCGGCCCCTGGACTTGACAGAGCTCTTTTCTGGAACACCTCTGGCACTGTGGTTCTCACAGCCTCAGCGGCAACAGGAGCCTCATTTTTTACCTGTTCTCTCTGATGCCTGCAGAATCGTCCTCATGTGGAAATTTGGTGGCATCTACCTGGATACAGACTTCATTGTGCTGAAGAACTTGGAGAACCTCACCAATGCCCTTGGGATTCAGGGTGACAATGTGTTGAATGGGGCCTTCCTGTCCTTTAAGGCCAAGCACAAATTCGTGGAGCTTTGTATGCAGGACTTTGTGCAGAATTACAatggctgggtctgggggcaccAGGGCCCAGGGCTCCTAACTCGCGTCTTCAAGAAGTGGTGCTCCCTCAGGACTCTCAAGAGTATGAACTGCAAAGGTGTGAGTGCTCTTGCCCAAGAAGTTGTTTATCCTATTCCCTGGCAGGACTGGAAGAAGTTGTTTGAGGCAGTCAGTGCCTTGGAGCTTGAGAAACTCCTTAAGAACACCTATGCAGTGCACATTTGGAACAAACTGAGCCACGGGACCAAGTTAGAGATCCcctcccaggctctgctggctcagCTCTATGCCCAGTTCTGCCCTGCCACCTATGCAAAGATGAAGCAGGACTCTGAAGAGGTGTCCAGGCGTGCAGTGTGA
- the A4GALT gene encoding lactosylceramide 4-alpha-galactosyltransferase isoform X5: MMAVSGEHTLAGERMPSCLQKLTRVVLSHKPWALFILIAGFVSFAYTKLYWGVWEDPKSRAPTYGLSAETSCAHYVPSALDIAAGSSPPTGNVFFVETSKQTSPSYLFSCSVESAARTHPTSRVVVLMKGLAKGNTSLPEHWAFSLLSCFPNVEIRPLDLTELFSGTPLALWFSQPQRQQEPHFLPVLSDACRIVLMWKFGGIYLDTDFIVLKNLENLTNALGIQGDNVLNGAFLSFKAKHKFVELCMQDFVQNYNGWVWGHQGPGLLTRVFKKWCSLRTLKSMNCKGVSALAQEVVYPIPWQDWKKLFEAVSALELEKLLKNTYAVHIWNKLSHGTKLEIPSQALLAQLYAQFCPATYAKMKQDSEEVSRRAV, encoded by the coding sequence ATGATGGCTGTCTCGGGAGAGCATACTCTGGCTGGAGAAAGAATGCCCAGCTGCCTCCAAAAGCTGACCAGGGTGGTGCTCAGCCACAAGCCCTGGGCCCTGTTTATCCTCATTGCTGGCTTTGTATCCTTTGCCTACACCAAGTTGTACTGGGGCGTCTGGGAGGACCCAAAGAGCAGAGCCCCCACCTACGGCTTGTCTGCTGAGACCAGCTGTGCTCACTATGTGCCTTCTGCCCTCGACATTGCTGCTGGGTCCTCTCCTCCCACAGGAAACGTGTTTTTTGTGGAGACCTCAAAGCAAACTTCCCCAAGTTACCTGTTCTCGTGCTCTGTGGAGTCAGCGGCCAGGACACACCCCACGTCAAGAGTTGTGGTGCTCATGAAAGGCTTGGCCAAAGGGAACACCTCCTTACCCGAGCACTGGGCTTTCTCCTTGCTGAGCTGCTTCCCCAACGTGGAAATCCGGCCCCTGGACTTGACAGAGCTCTTTTCTGGAACACCTCTGGCACTGTGGTTCTCACAGCCTCAGCGGCAACAGGAGCCTCATTTTTTACCTGTTCTCTCTGATGCCTGCAGAATCGTCCTCATGTGGAAATTTGGTGGCATCTACCTGGATACAGACTTCATTGTGCTGAAGAACTTGGAGAACCTCACCAATGCCCTTGGGATTCAGGGTGACAATGTGTTGAATGGGGCCTTCCTGTCCTTTAAGGCCAAGCACAAATTCGTGGAGCTTTGTATGCAGGACTTTGTGCAGAATTACAatggctgggtctgggggcaccAGGGCCCAGGGCTCCTAACTCGCGTCTTCAAGAAGTGGTGCTCCCTCAGGACTCTCAAGAGTATGAACTGCAAAGGTGTGAGTGCTCTTGCCCAAGAAGTTGTTTATCCTATTCCCTGGCAGGACTGGAAGAAGTTGTTTGAGGCAGTCAGTGCCTTGGAGCTTGAGAAACTCCTTAAGAACACCTATGCAGTGCACATTTGGAACAAACTGAGCCACGGGACCAAGTTAGAGATCCcctcccaggctctgctggctcagCTCTATGCCCAGTTCTGCCCTGCCACCTATGCAAAGATGAAGCAGGACTCTGAAGAGGTGTCCAGGCGTGCAGTGTGA